The genomic window ACGCAGGTGATCCACGCCTACCTGGAGCAGCTCGACGGCGCCGTCGGGGCGACGGTCACCATCCGCGTGGTGAACGCGGGCTACCTCTCCGAGGACGCATCCGAGCTCGACATGACCTTCACGGTGGTCTCGACTTCGGCCGACGCCGAATGGATCGTCTTCACCCTGGGAGCCCCCAACCCCTTGAGGCGCAGGTTTCCCCCATTCCGGTTCATCGCAAAACACTGCCACTGGGAATTCAAGGGCCATGAATGCGGCTATTCGGGGGCCTTCACGGATTGCGACCGGAGCTTCGAGAACTGCGAGAAGCGGTCCAACACGCGCCGGTTCGGCGGCTACCGGGGCCTCTCCGAGAAGGGATGGAGGGTTGCGTGATGCCGACGACGCCTGCCCGGGACGCCTGTCCCGTCGCCGAAATCGAGAAGCCCCTTGCCTACGTCGACCTTCTGGGCAAACCCTTCGAGCTCGGCGGGCGCGGGCCGAACGCCTACGACTGCTACGGCCTGGCGGCCGAGGTCCGCCGGCGCGTCGGCCGCCCCATCCCGGAGGATTACACGCACGGCCGCGACGCTCGAAGCTGCCACCTCGAAATCGCAAGGGCCGCCGCGGACGGCTTCATCGAGCTTGGCTCCCCGGAGCCCTTTTGCCTCGTGACCTTCCGGATCGTTGCGCCCTTCACGTCGCACATCGGCGTGGTCCTGGCCGACCGCTTCCGGTTCATCCACATCATGCGGGGATGCCGCGTGGCCGTCGAACGGCTCGATTGCCTGTCCTGGCATCACCGCATCACCGGGTTCTGGGAAATAAGGAACTGCAATGGAATGCCCCCTTGGCCCGAGTAACCGTATTCAGAGGAAGTTGTGTTCAAGATGGATCTTTCAAGCACAAAAGAGCGGGGGAATGATTCCCCCGCACCCCCCAAATTTCGGCCACACGCGCAAGCGCGTGAGGCCGAGTGCTCGGCGCTGTCGGCGACTGGCCGAAGGCCGCCGCCGCAGCGCCACACGGAGCCGCGAAGCGGCGAGGGGGTGTGGGGGATACGTCCCCCACGCTTTTAGAATATCATTTTGAACGCAAATCCGTATCAGACGGTTTTCGTAGCGTCTTTGCGCCGTGGCGTGAGGAAAAAAAGAAAGAACCAAACCAGGACCGATTAAATGAGCGAATCCAAGGATCTTGTTGAAGGGACAGCCCCCGTCCCGCCCGGGCACCTGCGGGTGGTGAGCGTCGATCACCCGTTCCGGCGATCGGAGCGGCGCATCGACCTGGTCGAATGGAAGCCGGGCATGAGCCTCTCCGACGTCGTCGCATCGCGCGTCCCGGAAAACCTCCCCGTGAAGGTCTTCCTCGACGGCCTGGAGATCGCCCCCGGCGAGCGCTCCCGGGTTTATCCCATGCCCGGCAGGCAGGTGCTCATCGTCCCTGAGCTCGGCTTCGACGACGGATTCAAGGGCATCCTCCGGTTCATCCTGCAGATCGCCCTGGTGGCCGCGGGTTTCATCATGCAGGCGATGGGCGTGCCGGGCTGGCTCATCTTCGGAACCATGCTCGTGGGCG from Syntrophobacter fumaroxidans MPOB includes these protein-coding regions:
- a CDS encoding DUF1833 family protein, yielding MKSLPAVLVREKNKLATPDPWIVLLDIELDATHKLYFCSNNQNVTWSGRVYTAFPFLLEPTEENSKGEIPSVSLKVANVTQVIHAYLEQLDGAVGATVTIRVVNAGYLSEDASELDMTFTVVSTSADAEWIVFTLGAPNPLRRRFPPFRFIAKHCHWEFKGHECGYSGAFTDCDRSFENCEKRSNTRRFGGYRGLSEKGWRVA
- a CDS encoding NlpC/P60 family protein — its product is MPTTPARDACPVAEIEKPLAYVDLLGKPFELGGRGPNAYDCYGLAAEVRRRVGRPIPEDYTHGRDARSCHLEIARAAADGFIELGSPEPFCLVTFRIVAPFTSHIGVVLADRFRFIHIMRGCRVAVERLDCLSWHHRITGFWEIRNCNGMPPWPE